GTTGAGGTAACTCCATCCTCGGAGAGACGGTAGATGTTCCAGTGTCTTTGCGATACTTGTGAAGAACAAAAATTGATTGAAGAGCTCGAACAGGCGCAGGAGTACTTCAATGAGCACGCGAGTCGCGGGTGTGAAGTCGAGATCATCAACGTGGAGCTGACGGTTGCGCAACTAAATCCTGGGCCAACCCAACCAGATGCCTGCACAGAGGAACCCCAGACTGCGAACGAAACCTCCTCGGATGAGGAGCAACAACCAGCCGACAAGTAAGTTCTTCAGCTTTTAGGAACTGTGCAGGAGGGGGCCCGTGTCCTAAGAAACTGGTCCCAAACCCTATCTAGTCGTCGAACGTCGTTTCGGTCGTGAGACGCAGAGGCGGAGCCATCATCAGCTTCATCGCAAGCCTGCTCCTCCTCGCCGTACTTGGGTGGGCGTACGTTCCCCAGTCAGTTCGAAACATCAACGTGTACTACACGTCGGGGGTGGTCAGTCCCTTTGCCGCCGGAATCCTCGCTCTGGGAGTCATCGTCGTGCTCGTTGCGACAAGTCGGGATCACCTGTCACCGGATCTGGGCGCGGGGCTCGTACTCAGCATCAGCCTCGGCATCCTCACCATCGTATTAGTGTGGGTCCTTACCGGCCGTGTCGACGTGTTCCTGGCACCGGGCTGGGCGTTTCCGGCACAGCGATGGATTCTCGTCGGCGTCTCCGTGCTGCTCGTCGTCGGCGCTGGTTGGTACGCCTGGGCGCTCGGCCTGTTCTCCCGGTCTCGATGAGCGGTAGTCACTCGAATGCGGGGTCTGTACTGTCCCCCGACGAACCGATCATCTACTTGGACGGCCTCACCAGCCAGGAGATCAGGGATGAAGCCATCGAATATTGCTCGGTCAGATGAGCAATTCTCGGCTGGAGCCGCGGGGTAAAGCGACCCCGGCTTCTCATGCAAGCGTCGTCTTCGCGCTCCCACAGCGCGGGCATCGTCTGAACTCGTAAGTACCGTAGTCGTTCTCGACCTCTGTGAAGAACTGCTGTTCACAGTCGTGACAGTAAAAGTCCGGCATGGCTGGCTCGACTTCGATAGTACTCATCGAATCTACTTCTATGTCGTTGTGGCTCGGTGAGCGGAGAGGGTACACTGGAACGCGATGTTCGCAGTTCTACGAAGCGGTTGATCCAGACACAACTGCCTGAACAACTTCGGCAGTGAGTGCGAGCGCTGTGAGTGATAGTCGGTCCTCGAGGAAGAGCGTCCGAAATACGTGATTCTCGGAAGTATCTCTGTGGGACTTCGTCAGTCCTAAAGTCGCCTTCACGGTCGCCGCAGTCATCGGACTGATCGGAACCGGCTACTTCCTCATCTTCGGAAAGGAGTTCGAGGCCCATGCCTGCCGGACTGAAACCAGAGATTATCTTTGCGGTCGCCCCGTCATTGGTCGTGGCGATGGAAGATGAGGTCGGAGAGTCAAAAGACGAGTTAACTTCTATCGGTTCTACGTCTTCTCCGTCACTGCGCGAGGCCACATGGACTTGGGGTCGGGTTGCCGCTGCCAGTTTCGGTGGCCCCGCTGGCCAGATCGCGGTGATGTTCCGACTCCTCGTCGAAGAACGCGGGTGGGTCAGCGAACGTCGGTTCCTGCATGCGCTCAACTACACGATGCTGCTGCCTGGACCGGAGGCACAGCAACTGGCCGTCTATCTCGGGTGGCTACTCCACAGGACAAAGGGTGGGTTTATCGCCGGCTGGATGTTCGTTCTTCCGGGGTTCGTGTCGATTCTCGCGCTGAGCGTCCTCTACGTGACGTACCGTGAACTCACGGTCGTTACTGGATTACTGTTTGGGCTCAAGGCAGCTGTCCTCGTGATCGTGTTAGCTGCCGTCATCAGTTTAGGTCGGCAGGTATTCGAAAACCGCGCGATGGTCGCGCTCGCGGTCGCAGCCTTCCTCGGAATGTACGTCTTCAACATCCCATTCCCGATCATTATCGTCGCCGCTGGCATCATCGGGTATCTGGGCTATCGGTGGGCACCCGATGTATTCACCGTGATGACCGGACACGATTCGGACACAGCCGATGCCGTCATCTCCGACGTTCCCGAATCCGTCAGTAGGCCCTCGAGACGACAGGCTCTGCGAACCCTTACAATATGGCTCATCGTCTGGTTCCTGCCGCTACTCGCGCTTGTGCTGGTTCTCGGCCGCGACCATGTCTTCGTACAAGAAGGGCTGTTCTTCAGTCTCGTCTCGGTTGTTTCCTTCGGCGGAGCGTACGCTGCGCTCGCCTACGTCGCGCAGGAAGCAGTCCTCACCTACGAGTGGTTACTCCCCGATGAGATGCTCGATGGTCTCGGATTTGCGGGCACGACTCCTGGTCCGCTCATCCAGGTCGTCCAGTTCGTTGGCTTCATGGGTGCGTATCGGAATCCGGGGTCCCTTGATCCGCTGGTTGCCGGTGTCATCGGATCGCTCGTCGTAACTTGGGTCACGTTCGTGCCGAGTTTTCTGTGGATTTTCGTCGGCGCACCTTATATCGAATATCTTCGCGGCCGGACGTCGTTGACCGCGGCGCTGTCCGCGATCACCGCCGCAGTCGTCGGTGTCATCGTGAACCTCGGTCTCTGGTTTGCAGTGAACACCCTATTTGAATCTGTCTACGTCTTCGAGGGTTACGGAGTACGGGTTCTCCTTCCGGTCGTCACTTCGCTTAACGTAGCTGCCCTGGGAATCACACTCCTCGCTGGCGTCCTGCTCTTGAGATTCAACCAAAGTATCCTCCGGACGATTGGTGCCGGGATCGTCACTGGTGTAGTCTACCAAGTTTTATTGGTCTGACTCGGTCGACTCCTGTGCGAAATACGCGCCCTGTATTCAGCGATCGTTACCCGAACTACTCGGTTCGTGTCAGGAAAGTCGTGACTGACTCGGAGGGTGTCTGCAGCATTCGGTCGCCATCTATCTTGTCAACTTCCTCCAATTTATCGATACAGAAGCAACGAACTGAGCACCGAGATCTCGAGAAGGTGAATGGGGTTCCTCGATGGGCATCGAGACTGACCCTCCTTATTCCGATCGGAAGCGTACGACCGACATGGACGAGACGAACGACCAGTTCGATTCTCAAGATGGAGAGGTTGCGGCCGCTATCGGCACTGATTCGGAAGAGTTCCTCTCGCTCATCCCGCACTTCTATCGAGCCAGTGTGAGTCAGGCAACCGGAGCGCAGGATCAACTCGACAGGACAACCGACTGGGCAATCACCTTGGTCGCCGCGTTGTTCTCGATCGTGTTTGCAAGCGAGGATATGCCAGCATACCTCCTGCTGATCGGGCTGTTGCTGCTGAGTATGTTCCTCTTCTTCGAAGTTCGACGCTATCGGTTCTATGGCGTATGGCGGTCTCAGGTCCGGTTCGTCGAGGAGAACGTCTTCGCGAACGTCTTCGACCCTGCGGGCGTCGAACTTTATCCGAACTGGCGA
The Halorarum halophilum genome window above contains:
- a CDS encoding DUF7548 family protein, producing the protein MRRRGGAIISFIASLLLLAVLGWAYVPQSVRNINVYYTSGVVSPFAAGILALGVIVVLVATSRDHLSPDLGAGLVLSISLGILTIVLVWVLTGRVDVFLAPGWAFPAQRWILVGVSVLLVVGAGWYAWALGLFSRSR
- the chrA gene encoding chromate efflux transporter; amino-acid sequence: MEDEVGESKDELTSIGSTSSPSLREATWTWGRVAAASFGGPAGQIAVMFRLLVEERGWVSERRFLHALNYTMLLPGPEAQQLAVYLGWLLHRTKGGFIAGWMFVLPGFVSILALSVLYVTYRELTVVTGLLFGLKAAVLVIVLAAVISLGRQVFENRAMVALAVAAFLGMYVFNIPFPIIIVAAGIIGYLGYRWAPDVFTVMTGHDSDTADAVISDVPESVSRPSRRQALRTLTIWLIVWFLPLLALVLVLGRDHVFVQEGLFFSLVSVVSFGGAYAALAYVAQEAVLTYEWLLPDEMLDGLGFAGTTPGPLIQVVQFVGFMGAYRNPGSLDPLVAGVIGSLVVTWVTFVPSFLWIFVGAPYIEYLRGRTSLTAALSAITAAVVGVIVNLGLWFAVNTLFESVYVFEGYGVRVLLPVVTSLNVAALGITLLAGVLLLRFNQSILRTIGAGIVTGVVYQVLLV
- a CDS encoding DUF2270 domain-containing protein; its protein translation is MDETNDQFDSQDGEVAAAIGTDSEEFLSLIPHFYRASVSQATGAQDQLDRTTDWAITLVAALFSIVFASEDMPAYLLLIGLLLLSMFLFFEVRRYRFYGVWRSQVRFVEENVFANVFDPAGVELYPNWREEIGDDLRQPTFKVSYLEALSRRIRRVYALLFVVVGLAWISKITLFIPEARWTEAAELPGVPGPVVAAAMGLFYIAVLLVAYGPGRREAKGEIHGVEPGQWKESDDER